ACTCAAACATGATTATCCGTTGTATCATTTATGTGGTGGGAGTGCGAAGGATCATTCACGATAATAAAGATTTAAAAACAGTCAGAAGTGAGTCGAAGTCTTCCAAAACCGGCGAAGAATGTTTTGCCGTGATTTTGTATGCGAAAGAGAACCAAAATCTCAAAACAGAAACAACGTAATCAGCCATCCGTGCTTGTTTGCGAATGTTTGATCAATTAAAAAAGTTCAATACTGAGATGAAAGATCGTTTTAATTTTACATTTGCTATTGGTTAGGACTCCATACAGGGAATGTCATCTATGGAGATATTGGCCATTCTGAGTTTAAGAGCCAAACTGTTTTGGGTGATGTGGTGAATGTGGCAAGTAGGCTCGAAGCATTAAATAAAAAAGTGAATCTTGAAAATTCCAATGGAACAACCGACGAAGGAGATTTGGTTCCATTACATCAAATTTTAGAATCGATTATAGATAAACTAAATAACCCGAAGTCCTTAAAAAAAGAAATTTTGAAATTAGCGAACCAATACCAAAAGTTATCAATTCCGAGAGAAATCTTCTCCAAACTTGTTTCTGTATATTTAAATACATTGGAAGAATCTTCTTCCGATTTGTGGAACCATGAGATTTCTTTGGTCTCAAAAGAAGTTTGGACCGATACCACCATCCAATTAATAGAATCTTAAAATAAACCTTGCAATCCAATGAATTTTGATTCAAATGAAATCAAAATTCATTCATGCTGACAAAACCTAACAAACCATCCATTACCAAACATTTACTTCGATTCATTTCTCAATTGTTTCACTCTAAGCAAGGGCCCGCAGCCATCCGATATAGTATTTTTTTACTCCTTCTTGTCATAACATTCAATGGATTTAATGTTCTCAATAGTTTTGTAGGGAGAGATTTTATTTCAGCATTGGAACAAAAAAACTCTAAGTCTTTTTTTCATTATGCTTTGTTGTATGGAATTGTTTTTATCATTTCATCTGCGATAGGAGGTATTTATCGATTTATCGAAGAAAGACTAGGTGTATTATGGAGAGAGCAGTTAACTTGGAGATTTACAGAATCATACTTAAGTGAAAAAACTTACCATTCGATTCTAAACAAAAAAGGAATCGAAAATCCTGACCAAAGGATTACTGATGATGTAAAAGCCTTCACTACCACTACTTTGTCTTTTATCTTACTTTTTTTAGGAGGAGTTTTCTCTGCGGTTTCATTTGCAGGTGTACTTTGGAGTATCAATCCAATACTATTTTTTGTTGCTATATTGTATGCGATGATCGGAACCATTTCGACAATACTTTTAGGTAAAGATCTGATACGAATCAACTACAACCAACTCGATTTAGAAGCCAATTACCGGTCTGATTTACTTCATATCAAACAACATGCAGAGTCCATTGCCCTAACCCATCGTGAATTACGAATGTCCGTTCGCTTAAAATCAAAACTGAAAAAACTAGTGACAAACTTTAAAAAGTTGATCTCTGTCAATTTACGATTAAGTCTTTTTACCAATAGTTATAATTATTTCATTCAAATCATACCAATGTTACTCATTGCACCAAGTTATATGCGAGGAGAAATTCAATTTGGCGTGATTACACAGGCAGGACTTGCATTTACAACATTATTGAATGCATTTTCTCTAATCGTGACTCAATTCCAATCAATTTCTTCCTTTAGCGCTGTGGTAAAACGTTTACAATCTTTAGATACAGCAATGGAAGAATCGATTAAAACTGTAAAACAAAAAGAACAAGATAATTTCCATTTAGACGAGATCATCTTTGATCAATTTAGTCTGTATGCAAATGACAAATCCAAATATCTCATCCAAAACCTGAACCTTAAAATCAGAAGAAAGGAACGTTGGCTCATAACGGCAATTGATGAAACCACTAAACTAATTCTTTTTAGAACCTTAGCGGGGCTAAACAATGAAAACGAAGGACGAATCTTAAAACCAAACCGTGACGAAGTATTATTTTTACCAGAACAACCCTACCTTCCACCTGGAAGGTTACGAAATGTCATTGTTCCTGCATTTCTAGGAAGTTCAATTCCAGACTCACAGGTTATGAAAGAATTAAAATACCATGGTTTAGATACACTTGTCAAACGACTAGGTGGATTATCGGCACTCAAGGAATGGGACGACGAACTCTCATTAGCCGAAAAATTCAAAGTATCAACAATCAGAATCCAATTTGCAAAACCCAAGTTTGTTGTCATCGATAGACCAACATCCAGTGTCGGAAAATTCGAAGTTTCAAAAGTATTAAAGAATTTTCATTCTCTCGGTATCACTACCATCATATTAGCAAAAGGGGAAGAAACTGCACTTGAATATGATTACCACTTAAACTTCGGCCATTTTGGTAAATGGACATTGAATCCAATGAGTCCATTCTTAAAGGAAAATTGATGTATTTACTCCAAAACAAATCGGGACTCAAAATTCAAATTTTATCCAATCTTTCCTTCCATTCTATTTTTTTTAATAACATATTCGTAAATTTGTATTTGGGAAATGAATTAGAAACAAGCCTTACCAATCTTACGATCGAATATAAAAAAAAATCTCACACATTTACATTACCTTTATTTTCTCCTTTGGGATCCCCCGTTATCAAAACATCCGAAAACACAATTACCATCCAAAGAAACATTGATGGTTTGCAATTCATCACAAAACTTCAATTACACAAAAATCTTAGCTGTTGGAGAGTGTATTCAAATGTAACAAACCAAAGTAATGATACAGTGACAGTTCGTTTAGTGAATACATTGGATCTGGGTCTTTGTGATTATTCTGCGGCAAGACTCAATGAAGCTTTTGTTTCACAATACATCCACCATGAAGTCTATCTTACGAAAGAATTTGGTATTTCCATTCTTTCGAGACAGAATGAATCTGTGTTCGGAAAAAACCCAGCCTGTCTTACATTTTCGGATCAAACTATCAGGTCTTATGCGACAGATGGTAAGGATATTTTCCACCAAGGTAAATTGTCTGAGTTTCCCAACCGAAGACTCCAGGGAGAACATTCGATGGTGGGACTTAGAACAGAAGGGATAGAGGTAAAACCTAACCAATCATTTGGTTGCCATTTTTATTCTTTCCTCTTTGAAAACTTGGAAACCATTGAGCAGTCACCTTCTATCTCCGATACAATCAAACTCTGCCAACATGGTTGGGAGGCAAATGATTCTGAATTAGCGAAAGGAAGAGAAACAAACATTAGTTTGTTTCATCAAGGAGAAAGTATAGAGGGTGGACCTATCTCTAAGAGCCAATTAAAAGAACTATTTCCGAATCCTTGGCGGAACATTGAATTCAGCCAAGAAGGAACTTTGCTTTCTTTTTTTACCGAACAATCAAAACATGTGACACTCAGAGAAAAAGAAATCCATTGCCTAAGACCACAAGGACAAATCCTTCGAACAGGTAATGAGTTTGTACCAAAAGAATCATCCCTGACTGCCACTTGTTATTTTAATGGTATCTTTATTTCCCAACTCACACAAGGTCATACGAGTTTAAACCTTTTTTTATCACGAAAAACAGGTGACTTAGGAACGAGTAACTCCAAAGGACTTCGTATTTTTTGTAAGGTAAATTCTGTTTGGAAAAAATTGGGAAATCCATCCTACCAATCATACCTTCCCGATGTTGTAGAATGGGTGTATCTTCTCGAGGA
This genomic interval from Leptospira limi contains the following:
- a CDS encoding globin, which encodes MNVASRLEALNKKVNLENSNGTTDEGDLVPLHQILESIIDKLNNPKSLKKEILKLANQYQKLSIPREIFSKLVSVYLNTLEESSSDLWNHEISLVSKEVWTDTTIQLIES
- a CDS encoding ABC transporter ATP-binding protein/permease, with amino-acid sequence MLTKPNKPSITKHLLRFISQLFHSKQGPAAIRYSIFLLLLVITFNGFNVLNSFVGRDFISALEQKNSKSFFHYALLYGIVFIISSAIGGIYRFIEERLGVLWREQLTWRFTESYLSEKTYHSILNKKGIENPDQRITDDVKAFTTTTLSFILLFLGGVFSAVSFAGVLWSINPILFFVAILYAMIGTISTILLGKDLIRINYNQLDLEANYRSDLLHIKQHAESIALTHRELRMSVRLKSKLKKLVTNFKKLISVNLRLSLFTNSYNYFIQIIPMLLIAPSYMRGEIQFGVITQAGLAFTTLLNAFSLIVTQFQSISSFSAVVKRLQSLDTAMEESIKTVKQKEQDNFHLDEIIFDQFSLYANDKSKYLIQNLNLKIRRKERWLITAIDETTKLILFRTLAGLNNENEGRILKPNRDEVLFLPEQPYLPPGRLRNVIVPAFLGSSIPDSQVMKELKYHGLDTLVKRLGGLSALKEWDDELSLAEKFKVSTIRIQFAKPKFVVIDRPTSSVGKFEVSKVLKNFHSLGITTIILAKGEETALEYDYHLNFGHFGKWTLNPMSPFLKEN